In a single window of the Massilia oculi genome:
- a CDS encoding EAL and HDOD domain-containing protein has protein sequence MHRTNFIVREPLLDPKQRVLGYELSWQQHDGRIPTDQDLEGLVGFVAQHVNHEDHGWLLRDKILFLDAVPAMLSTDALHALPPERTVLAFDIRQLADLDVRSAVQAVRAGGVGVAIRGCDINLLGRNLSPYASYLEVRFTGANVADQARSYAAAKHSALRMVGRPVGTWADFDACAALGLDAFVGKLHLTPRPGSPVKGMNPTQSVILQLMQLVQNNEDVPKLESVLKRDPALTYKLLRYINTAGFGAGREVQSLRQAISLLGYAPLYRWLVLLLATASASGYSPVLMETAVVRGRLAELLGQTYLGKGEAENLFVAGMFSLLDRLLGLSMQQVLETIQLPDQVVQALTRREGPYGPYLALAEACELNSNLVASLADTLAITPSEVNQAHLSALAWAQSVAVDA, from the coding sequence ATGCATCGCACCAACTTCATCGTCCGCGAACCGCTGCTCGATCCCAAGCAGCGCGTTCTCGGCTACGAGCTGTCGTGGCAGCAACACGACGGACGCATTCCCACCGACCAGGACCTGGAAGGGCTGGTCGGCTTCGTCGCCCAGCACGTCAACCATGAAGACCATGGCTGGCTCTTGCGCGACAAGATCCTGTTCCTCGACGCGGTGCCGGCCATGCTGTCGACCGACGCGCTGCACGCGCTGCCGCCGGAACGCACCGTGCTCGCCTTCGACATCCGCCAGCTGGCCGACCTCGACGTGCGCTCGGCCGTGCAGGCCGTGCGCGCCGGCGGCGTCGGCGTGGCGATCCGCGGCTGCGACATTAACTTGCTGGGGCGCAACCTGTCGCCCTATGCCTCCTACCTCGAGGTGCGCTTCACCGGCGCCAACGTCGCCGACCAGGCGCGCAGCTATGCCGCCGCCAAGCATTCGGCGCTGCGCATGGTGGGGCGTCCGGTGGGCACCTGGGCCGACTTCGACGCCTGCGCCGCGCTCGGGCTCGACGCCTTCGTCGGCAAGCTGCACCTGACGCCGCGGCCGGGTAGTCCGGTCAAGGGCATGAACCCGACCCAGAGCGTGATCCTGCAGCTGATGCAGCTGGTGCAGAACAACGAGGACGTGCCCAAGCTCGAAAGCGTGCTGAAGCGCGACCCGGCCCTGACCTACAAGCTGCTGCGTTACATCAATACCGCCGGCTTCGGCGCCGGGCGCGAAGTGCAGTCGCTGCGCCAGGCGATTTCGCTGCTGGGCTATGCGCCGCTGTACCGCTGGCTGGTGCTGCTGCTGGCCACGGCCAGCGCGAGCGGCTATTCGCCGGTGCTGATGGAAACCGCCGTGGTGCGCGGCCGCCTGGCCGAGCTGCTGGGGCAGACATACCTGGGCAAGGGCGAGGCCGAGAACCTCTTCGTGGCCGGCATGTTCTCGCTGCTCGACCGGCTGCTGGGACTGAGCATGCAGCAGGTGCTCGAGACCATCCAGTTGCCTGATCAGGTGGTGCAGGCGCTGACGCGGCGCGAAGGGCCGTACGGGCCTTACCTGGCGCTGGCCGAAGCCTGCGAGCTCAACTCGAACCTGGTGGCGTCGCTGGCCGATACGCTCGCGATCACGCCATCCGAAGTCAACCAGGCCCACCTGTCGGCGCTGGCCTGGGCGCAAAGCGTGGCGGTCGACGCCTGA
- a CDS encoding phosphate acetyltransferase — protein sequence MEPKHEKYRRLIDYCRDLPLLPTAVAHPCDASSLAGALEAARIGLIAPILVGPRARIEAVAQENGLRIGDVAIVEAAHSHAAAAAAVGLVREGKAEALMKGSLHTDELMGAVVKRETGLRTARRLSHCFVMDVPGYPDALIISDAAVNIAPTLEEKMDILQNAIDLAHALQFGEVRVAVLSAMETVNPKVPSTVEAAALCKMVDRHQITGALVDGPLALDNAIDPDAARIKQIDSPVAGRANVLLVPDLEAGNMLAKSLSFLAGADAAGIVLGARVPIILTSRADSMITRLASCAVATLVAKARRESGQPVR from the coding sequence ATGGAACCGAAGCACGAAAAGTACCGGCGGCTGATCGACTATTGCCGGGACCTGCCGCTGCTGCCGACCGCCGTCGCCCACCCCTGCGACGCCAGTTCGCTGGCCGGTGCGCTGGAAGCGGCGCGGATCGGCCTGATCGCGCCGATCCTGGTCGGGCCGCGCGCACGGATCGAGGCGGTGGCGCAAGAGAATGGCCTGCGCATCGGCGACGTGGCGATCGTCGAGGCGGCCCACAGCCATGCCGCGGCGGCGGCCGCCGTCGGGCTGGTCCGCGAGGGCAAGGCGGAAGCCCTGATGAAGGGCAGCCTGCATACCGACGAGTTGATGGGGGCGGTGGTCAAGCGCGAGACCGGCCTGCGCACCGCGCGCCGGCTCAGCCACTGTTTCGTCATGGACGTGCCCGGGTATCCCGACGCCCTGATCATCAGCGACGCCGCCGTGAACATCGCGCCGACGCTGGAAGAAAAGATGGACATCCTGCAGAACGCGATCGACCTCGCGCACGCCCTGCAGTTCGGGGAAGTGCGGGTGGCAGTGCTGTCGGCGATGGAAACGGTCAACCCGAAAGTGCCGTCCACGGTCGAAGCCGCCGCACTGTGCAAGATGGTCGACCGCCACCAGATCACCGGCGCCCTGGTCGACGGCCCGCTGGCGCTGGACAATGCGATCGACCCGGACGCGGCCAGGATCAAGCAGATCGATTCGCCCGTCGCCGGGCGCGCCAACGTCCTGCTGGTGCCCGATCTCGAGGCCGGCAATATGCTGGCCAAGAGCCTGTCCTTCCTGGCCGGCGCCGATGCGGCCGGCATCGTCCTCGGGGCGCGGGTGCCGATCATCCTGACCAGCCGCGCCGATTCGATGATCACCCGGCTGGCCTCGTGCGCGGTGGCGACGCTGGTGGCGAAGGCGCGCCGCGAGAGCGGCCAGCCGGTGAGGTGA
- a CDS encoding acetate/propionate family kinase: MADLILVLNAGSSSIKFRAFDAGPAEPELVLDGQVAGLYNAATFSAKNADGALIGERRWEPDAALGHLEATDYIGDFLRSHGADHRLVAVGHRVVHGGVQFSEAALVTPAVIEALDRLTPLAPLHQPHNLAPIRTLLDARPDLPQVACFDTAFHRTQAEVAQAYALPDSITRLGVRRYGFHGLSYEYIASAMPAYPELGAARATLVAHLGNGASVCALAGGKSVASSMGFTAVDGLPMGTRCGNLDPGVVLFLMDHLQMDARAIERLIYKESGLLGVSGISSDMRTLLESDDARARFAVDLFVYRIGRELGSLAAATEGADALVFTAGIGEHAALIRERVCRAARWLGVELEPAANAAGGPRISTAGSKVSAWVIPTNEELMIARHTRAVVRTAA, encoded by the coding sequence ATGGCCGACCTCATTCTCGTGCTCAATGCCGGCTCGTCGAGCATCAAGTTCCGCGCCTTCGACGCCGGCCCGGCCGAACCCGAGCTGGTCCTCGACGGTCAAGTGGCGGGTTTGTATAACGCGGCGACATTCAGCGCGAAGAATGCCGACGGCGCGCTGATCGGTGAGCGGCGCTGGGAGCCCGACGCCGCGCTCGGCCACCTGGAGGCGACCGACTACATCGGCGACTTCCTGCGCAGCCACGGCGCCGACCACCGGCTGGTGGCGGTCGGCCACCGCGTCGTGCACGGCGGCGTGCAGTTCAGCGAAGCGGCGCTCGTCACCCCGGCCGTGATCGAGGCGCTCGACCGCTTGACGCCGCTCGCGCCCCTGCACCAGCCGCACAACCTGGCGCCGATCCGCACCCTGCTCGATGCGCGGCCGGACTTGCCGCAAGTAGCCTGTTTCGATACCGCCTTCCACCGGACGCAAGCCGAGGTGGCGCAGGCCTACGCGCTGCCGGACAGCATCACCAGGCTGGGGGTGCGGCGCTACGGCTTCCATGGCCTTTCCTACGAATACATCGCTTCGGCGATGCCGGCCTATCCGGAGCTGGGCGCCGCCCGCGCCACCCTGGTGGCGCACCTGGGCAATGGCGCGAGCGTGTGCGCGCTGGCGGGCGGCAAGAGCGTGGCCAGCTCCATGGGATTCACCGCCGTCGACGGCCTGCCGATGGGCACCCGTTGCGGCAACCTGGACCCGGGCGTGGTGCTGTTCCTGATGGACCACCTCCAGATGGACGCGCGCGCCATCGAACGGCTGATCTACAAGGAGTCGGGCCTGCTCGGCGTATCGGGCATCTCGAGCGATATGCGGACCCTGCTGGAAAGCGACGATGCGCGGGCGCGCTTCGCGGTCGACCTGTTCGTCTACCGCATCGGCCGCGAACTCGGCTCGCTGGCGGCCGCCACCGAGGGCGCCGACGCCCTGGTGTTCACCGCCGGCATCGGCGAGCATGCGGCGCTGATCCGCGAGCGGGTCTGCCGCGCGGCGCGCTGGCTCGGCGTCGAATTGGAGCCGGCCGCCAATGCGGCCGGTGGGCCGCGCATCAGCACGGCGGGCAGCAAGGTCTCGGCATGGGTGATTCCGACAAATGAAGAACTGATGATCGCCCGCCATACGAGAGCGGTCGTGAGGACGGCCGCATGA